Genomic segment of Truepera radiovictrix DSM 17093:
TACTCGGACTTTCTGGCTCGCCCTCCCTCGAAGACGACGATGGAGGCGACCGTGTGGGTGCCCATGAGGTTACTGATGTCAAAGCCCTCGATGCGGTAGGGCGCGCTCTCGAGACCGACGAGCGCCTGCAGCTCCTTGACCCCCGGCGCCTCACCGCGCCGCTCGAGGAGCGCGAGCTCGGCCTCGAGCCCCGTGTGGGCGTTGCGTTCGGCCATCCCCATGAGCTCGACTTTGTCGCCGCGCTGCGGCACCCGGAGCTCGACGCGCTTGCCCGCGCGCTCCGACAAAAACGCGCTCCACACGTCCAGGTCGATCTCCTGCGGGACCAAGACCAGAGGCGGCACCTGCATCGCCTGACCGTAGTAGTCGGCCATGAAGCGCTCTAAAATCTCCGCCGGGCTCGCCCCCTCGGCGTTGGTCAAAAAGCGCTTGTCGCGCCCCACGACCCGCCCGCGCCGCATCTGAAAAAGCTGCACCATGGCGAAGTTGCCCGCTTGAGCGACGCCCAAAAAGTCGAGGTCGTCTTCTGAAGCGCGCGTCACGTCCGAGTCGTAGCCGGTCAGGCGCTGCAGCGCCTGGAGGCGGTCGCGGTAGAGGCGGGCGAGCTCGAAGTCTTGCCGCGCGGCGGCGGCGCGCATCTCGCTCTCGAGCTGCTCGGCCGTACCGGCGACGTCACCCTCCAAAAACGCGCGCACCTGACGGACGACCTTGGCGTACGCCTCCTCGGAGACGTTGTCGATGCACGGGGCGAGGCAGCGGCCCATGTGGAAGCGCAAGCAGGGTTTTTTGCGCTTTTGCAGCGGTACCCCGCTGTTTTGCCGCAGCGGGAAGATCGCGCCGACGAGCTCCTGCACCTTGCGGACCGCGCCGGGGTTGGGGTAGGGCCCGAAATAGGTCGCCCCGTCTTTAAGGACGCGCCGGGTAAAGAGGAGCATCGGGTAGGCTTCGCGGGTGAGCTTTAAAAAGGGGTAGCTCTTGTCGTCTTTAAGGAGCACGTTGTAGTGCGGCTTAAAGCGTTTGATGAGGTTCGCCTCGAGGATGAGCGCCTCGACCTCGGACTTGGTGACGATAAACTCGAGCCGCTCGGCGCGGTTCCGGATGAGCTGCGCCTTCTGCGCCGCCGTGGCGCTAAAGTAGCTGCGCACCCGGCTGCGCAAGTTGACGGCTTTGCCGACGTAGATGACCTCCCCGCCAGGGGCGTGAAAGAGGTAGCAACCGGGTTTGGTGGGCAACACGGGGAGTTCGGCGGCGGTCATCGAAACCCAGTTTACCGCGCCCAGAGCCCGCCTTTTGACCCCGGCCTACCTCGTTTG
This window contains:
- the uvrC gene encoding excinuclease ABC subunit UvrC, producing MTAAELPVLPTKPGCYLFHAPGGEVIYVGKAVNLRSRVRSYFSATAAQKAQLIRNRAERLEFIVTKSEVEALILEANLIKRFKPHYNVLLKDDKSYPFLKLTREAYPMLLFTRRVLKDGATYFGPYPNPGAVRKVQELVGAIFPLRQNSGVPLQKRKKPCLRFHMGRCLAPCIDNVSEEAYAKVVRQVRAFLEGDVAGTAEQLESEMRAAAARQDFELARLYRDRLQALQRLTGYDSDVTRASEDDLDFLGVAQAGNFAMVQLFQMRRGRVVGRDKRFLTNAEGASPAEILERFMADYYGQAMQVPPLVLVPQEIDLDVWSAFLSERAGKRVELRVPQRGDKVELMGMAERNAHTGLEAELALLERRGEAPGVKELQALVGLESAPYRIEGFDISNLMGTHTVASIVVFEGGRARKSEYRKMRITGLTRPDDFYAMHQAVYRRFTGALADKLPVPDLLLIDGGKGQLSAARRALKDAGLELPLLGLAKKQETIIREGAPEILVPETHPALRLLINIRDEAHRTAVGFNRKQRGAAMTRSVLDDIPGIGPARRDALLARFSSIDELKSAGVDELARIPGMGRVAAEAVVAFFSAFDNERASVLKAPEVRAAETGGAEAG